Proteins from a single region of Geothrix sp. PMB-07:
- a CDS encoding aldose epimerase family protein codes for MASSPAPRPFGTTKDGAAVQLYTLTNRNGMKAEITNYGATVVRLLVPDRAGKLDDVVLGFPSLDGYTSDAFRKSNPYFGAIVGRFGNRIAHAAFTLQGKTYQLAANNTPGDLPCSLHGGLKGFDQVVWEAKQVKRNGADCLQMRYVSKSGEEGYPGNLRVTVSFSLTPDNGLKIHYSATTDQATPVNLTHHGYFNLKGEGNGDILGHQLTLQASRFTPVDKGLIPTGELRPVKGGPFDFLAAHTIGERILAQDEQLGFGQGYDHNWVLDRKKRGLTLAATVEEPTSGRRMEVFTTEPGIQFYAGNFLDGTLVGKAGQAYPRRSGFCLETQHYPDSPNQPQFPSTILWPGRVYRTTTVYRFSAK; via the coding sequence ATGGCCTCGTCGCCAGCCCCCCGCCCCTTCGGAACCACCAAGGATGGGGCGGCGGTGCAGCTCTACACGCTCACCAACCGCAATGGCATGAAGGCCGAGATCACCAACTACGGTGCCACCGTGGTGCGCCTGCTCGTCCCCGACCGGGCTGGGAAGCTGGATGACGTCGTGCTGGGCTTCCCCAGTCTGGATGGCTACACCAGCGATGCCTTCCGCAAAAGCAATCCCTACTTTGGAGCCATCGTCGGCCGCTTTGGCAACCGCATCGCCCATGCCGCTTTCACCCTTCAGGGAAAGACCTATCAGCTGGCCGCCAACAATACGCCCGGCGACTTGCCCTGCTCCCTTCATGGCGGGCTGAAGGGATTTGATCAGGTGGTCTGGGAGGCGAAGCAGGTCAAGCGCAATGGTGCGGATTGCCTGCAGATGCGCTACGTCTCCAAGAGCGGGGAGGAGGGCTACCCCGGAAACCTGCGTGTGACGGTGTCGTTCTCGCTTACGCCCGACAATGGCCTGAAAATCCATTACAGCGCCACCACGGACCAGGCCACTCCCGTGAACCTGACCCATCACGGTTACTTCAACCTCAAAGGTGAAGGAAACGGAGACATCCTCGGGCACCAGCTCACCCTCCAGGCAAGCCGCTTCACGCCTGTGGACAAAGGGCTCATCCCCACCGGCGAGCTCCGTCCTGTGAAGGGTGGCCCTTTCGATTTCCTGGCGGCCCACACCATCGGCGAGCGGATCTTGGCCCAAGATGAACAGCTCGGCTTCGGTCAGGGGTACGACCACAACTGGGTGCTGGATCGAAAGAAAAGGGGACTCACCCTGGCTGCAACGGTGGAGGAGCCAACCTCGGGCCGCCGCATGGAAGTGTTCACCACCGAGCCCGGCATCCAATTTTACGCGGGCAACTTCCTGGACGGGACGCTGGTCGGAAAGGCGGGACAGGCCTACCCAAGGCGCAGCGGCTTCTGCCTGGAGACGCAGCACTACCCGGATTCCCCCAACCAGCCCCAGTTCCCCTCCACCATCCTGTGGCCAGGTCGCGTCTACCGAACCACGACGGTCTATCGCTTCAGCGCAAAGTAG
- a CDS encoding MarC family protein produces the protein MEPTFLSATILLILITDPLGNIPLFIAALRRVRPDRHSRVILRECLISFSVMLAFMVFGRRILAVMNLTDDILRVAGGVILFLIALKMVFPEASGPAKEEDEAVEPFIVPIAIPLISGPSAMATAMLIAGSNPRRMPEWIAALALSISVTFVVFRLSTWLQKRLGEQVITAMERLMGLILTAISIEMLLHGVAAYVKALQT, from the coding sequence ATGGAACCCACCTTTCTCTCGGCCACCATCCTGCTCATCCTCATCACCGATCCGCTGGGCAACATTCCCTTGTTCATCGCCGCTCTGCGGCGGGTGCGGCCCGATCGGCATTCCCGGGTCATCCTCCGGGAGTGTCTGATCTCCTTCAGCGTGATGCTCGCCTTCATGGTGTTTGGGCGGCGCATCCTGGCCGTCATGAACCTGACCGATGACATCCTGCGGGTGGCAGGCGGCGTCATCCTCTTTCTCATCGCCTTGAAGATGGTGTTCCCGGAGGCTTCAGGGCCCGCCAAGGAAGAGGATGAGGCCGTCGAACCCTTCATCGTCCCCATCGCGATTCCCCTGATCTCAGGCCCCTCGGCCATGGCGACTGCCATGCTGATCGCCGGGAGCAATCCGAGGCGCATGCCCGAGTGGATCGCCGCCCTCGCGCTGTCCATCTCGGTCACCTTCGTGGTGTTCCGGCTCAGCACCTGGCTGCAGAAGCGCCTGGGAGAGCAGGTGATCACTGCCATGGAGCGATTGATGGGGCTCATCCTGACGGCCATTTCCATCGAGATGCTTCTGCATGGCGTCGCCGCCTATGTGAAAGCCCTCCAGACCTAG
- a CDS encoding Xaa-Pro peptidase family protein, with product MLIKEKIHQAAQALTDCGLDCWITFTRETEINGDSILPFLVPGPLTWHSAFIITPDGRARAIVGRYDRAAVEETGAYDEVYDFVTSFREPFLACLRAIDPARIAVNYSEDSEICDGLTHGMFLTLQGLLGELGMADRLVSAEFIVAALRERKSAGELASMREAIRQAQEVFQLVQGQLVPGRTEQEIAAFMQAEVRRRGLAFAWHPDTCPSVFTGPDTAEAHYSPTARAVEPGHLVTMDFGVRVDGYCSDLQRTFYVARPGETALPEAVRHGFDTLRQAIEAAKATLKPGVRGLDADTAARQTILAAGYEEYPFGLGHQVGRFAHDGTALLGPAWAKYASKPFKPLEGGMVFTIEPRLSVPGHGIVSIEEMVVITATGAEWLSDPQLELPLLASVV from the coding sequence ATGCTGATCAAGGAAAAAATCCATCAGGCCGCGCAGGCACTCACGGACTGCGGCCTCGACTGCTGGATCACCTTCACCCGGGAAACCGAGATCAACGGCGACTCCATCCTGCCCTTCCTGGTGCCTGGCCCACTCACATGGCACTCCGCCTTCATCATCACGCCCGATGGCCGGGCCCGCGCCATCGTGGGCCGCTACGACCGTGCCGCGGTCGAAGAAACGGGTGCCTACGACGAGGTCTACGATTTCGTCACCAGCTTCAGGGAACCCTTCCTGGCCTGCCTCCGCGCCATCGACCCGGCCCGCATCGCCGTGAACTACTCCGAGGACAGCGAAATCTGTGATGGCCTTACCCACGGCATGTTCCTCACGCTCCAGGGGCTGCTGGGAGAGCTGGGCATGGCCGACCGGCTGGTGTCCGCCGAGTTCATCGTCGCTGCCCTTCGGGAGCGGAAATCCGCCGGCGAGCTCGCCTCCATGCGCGAAGCCATCCGCCAGGCCCAAGAGGTTTTCCAGCTTGTCCAAGGCCAGCTTGTTCCGGGGCGCACCGAGCAGGAGATCGCGGCCTTCATGCAGGCCGAAGTGCGTCGCCGCGGCCTGGCCTTCGCCTGGCATCCCGACACCTGCCCTTCCGTTTTTACAGGCCCCGATACCGCGGAGGCCCACTACAGCCCCACGGCCCGTGCCGTGGAGCCAGGTCATCTGGTGACCATGGATTTCGGTGTCCGCGTCGATGGCTATTGTTCGGATCTCCAGCGGACCTTCTATGTGGCTCGGCCTGGCGAGACCGCGCTTCCCGAAGCCGTCCGCCATGGCTTCGACACCCTGCGCCAGGCCATCGAAGCCGCCAAGGCCACCCTGAAGCCGGGCGTGCGGGGGTTGGATGCCGATACCGCCGCCCGCCAGACGATCCTGGCCGCGGGCTATGAGGAATACCCCTTCGGCCTGGGTCACCAGGTGGGCCGCTTTGCCCACGATGGCACCGCCCTGCTGGGGCCCGCCTGGGCCAAGTACGCAAGCAAGCCTTTCAAGCCCCTGGAAGGGGGCATGGTCTTCACCATCGAGCCGCGGCTCAGCGTTCCGGGCCATGGCATCGTGTCCATCGAAGAGATGGTGGTGATCACGGCCACTGGCGCGGAGTGGCTCAGCGATCCCCAACTGGAATTGCCCCTCCTGGCCAGTGTCGTCTGA
- a CDS encoding S9 family peptidase has product MSSKAIALALCLGSILSAQGTRADYQRATRMRELVTEENRRMAVDPTWAEDGASFWYRRSLSQGGQEWLRVQAQTGRKSPAFDHTKLASGLTKVLGRTIDPAKLPIEGLSFPGDVSHLLFRTEEGWWRFNLKTAALTAGTPPKSGPQPPPTDGDDEPSQRTTGLVISPNGRWSAQLQDSNVVVRSAGGKEIYRTTDGTTNDAYTGSFLWSPDGQKLVAQRSSQVPIHKVTLVESSPKDQLEPKTHVLDYAKPGDPLPVVRPVLINPATRTQTAADPALAPNPYFGYGEDLRVIWAKDSSRYFYVHNQRGHQVLRVIAVDAATGASRVIVDERSATFIDYSGKQFLEVLGDTDELVWMSERDGWNHLYLVDSRMGVVKNQITRGQWVVRSVVNVDPKRREILFLAGGIVPGQDPYYLHLAKIRFDGTGLKVLTSGDGTHSVTMNKDHSAFVDVWSRVDQPPVAELRRASDGSLITELERFDAKTLTAAGWRAPQRFVAKGRDGQTDIHGVIYRPSTYDPAKKYPVIEYIYAGPQDSFAPKAFRRQPMHWDMVELDFILVSIDGMGTSNRSKAFHDVCWKNLGDAGFPDRILWMKAAAAQDPAMDLSRVGIFGGSAGGQDSLRGLLAFGDFYKAGVSDCGCHDNRMDKVWWNEQWMGWPIGPHYAEQSNVTNASRLQGALLLLVGELDSNVDPSSTLQVVNALVKADKDFEMLVVPGSNHGTMRIPHVERRVKDFFVRHLLGASPRAN; this is encoded by the coding sequence ATGTCCTCCAAAGCCATCGCCCTCGCCCTCTGCCTCGGCAGCATCCTCAGCGCCCAGGGCACCCGCGCGGATTATCAGCGCGCCACCCGCATGCGGGAGCTGGTCACAGAGGAAAACCGGCGGATGGCCGTCGATCCCACCTGGGCCGAAGATGGCGCCTCCTTCTGGTACCGCAGGAGCCTTTCGCAAGGAGGCCAGGAATGGCTGCGCGTCCAGGCCCAGACGGGCCGGAAGTCGCCCGCCTTCGATCACACCAAGCTGGCTTCCGGCTTGACCAAGGTCCTGGGCCGAACCATCGATCCTGCGAAGCTGCCCATTGAAGGCCTGTCCTTCCCGGGCGACGTGAGCCACCTCCTGTTCCGCACCGAGGAGGGCTGGTGGCGGTTCAACCTGAAGACCGCCGCGCTCACAGCGGGCACCCCACCCAAATCCGGGCCCCAACCCCCTCCTACCGATGGCGATGACGAGCCGTCCCAACGCACCACAGGTCTTGTCATCAGCCCCAATGGCCGCTGGTCAGCCCAGCTGCAGGATTCCAACGTGGTGGTCCGCTCCGCGGGTGGCAAGGAAATCTACCGCACCACCGATGGCACCACGAATGATGCCTACACCGGCTCCTTCCTCTGGAGCCCCGATGGCCAGAAGCTCGTGGCCCAACGTTCGAGCCAGGTCCCCATCCACAAGGTGACCCTGGTGGAATCCTCCCCCAAAGACCAGCTCGAACCCAAGACCCATGTGCTCGATTACGCCAAGCCCGGTGACCCTCTGCCGGTGGTGCGGCCCGTCTTGATCAACCCCGCCACGCGCACCCAGACCGCCGCCGACCCGGCCCTGGCTCCGAACCCCTACTTCGGCTACGGCGAAGATCTGCGGGTCATCTGGGCCAAGGATTCCAGCCGCTACTTCTATGTGCATAACCAACGGGGCCATCAGGTGCTTCGAGTGATTGCCGTCGATGCTGCGACAGGAGCCTCCCGCGTCATCGTGGATGAGCGCAGCGCCACCTTCATCGACTATTCCGGCAAGCAATTCCTAGAAGTGCTCGGCGACACCGATGAGCTGGTCTGGATGAGTGAGCGCGATGGCTGGAACCACCTCTACCTGGTGGATAGCCGCATGGGCGTGGTGAAGAACCAGATCACCCGCGGCCAATGGGTGGTGCGCAGCGTGGTGAACGTGGATCCAAAGCGTCGCGAAATCCTCTTCCTGGCCGGCGGGATCGTCCCGGGCCAGGATCCCTACTACCTCCATCTCGCCAAGATCCGCTTCGACGGCACCGGGCTGAAGGTCCTCACCTCGGGAGATGGCACCCACTCCGTCACCATGAACAAGGATCACTCGGCCTTCGTGGACGTGTGGTCCAGGGTGGATCAACCACCCGTGGCGGAACTGCGCCGCGCCTCGGACGGCAGCCTCATCACCGAATTGGAGCGGTTCGACGCCAAAACCCTGACCGCCGCCGGGTGGCGAGCGCCACAGCGCTTCGTGGCCAAGGGCCGCGATGGGCAGACCGACATCCACGGCGTGATCTACCGGCCCAGCACCTACGATCCCGCGAAAAAGTACCCGGTCATCGAGTACATCTACGCCGGCCCCCAGGATTCCTTCGCGCCCAAGGCCTTCCGGCGCCAGCCCATGCACTGGGACATGGTGGAACTCGACTTCATCCTGGTCTCCATCGATGGCATGGGCACCAGCAACCGCTCCAAAGCCTTCCACGATGTCTGCTGGAAGAATCTCGGTGATGCAGGCTTCCCCGACCGCATCCTTTGGATGAAGGCCGCCGCCGCCCAGGACCCGGCCATGGATCTCTCCAGGGTGGGCATTTTCGGTGGGAGTGCGGGGGGACAGGACAGCCTGCGCGGCCTGCTGGCCTTTGGCGACTTCTACAAGGCCGGGGTCTCCGACTGCGGCTGCCATGACAACCGCATGGACAAGGTGTGGTGGAACGAACAGTGGATGGGCTGGCCCATCGGCCCCCACTACGCTGAACAGAGCAATGTGACCAATGCGAGTCGGCTCCAGGGCGCACTGCTGCTCCTGGTCGGCGAGCTGGACAGCAACGTGGATCCGTCCTCCACCCTGCAGGTGGTCAACGCCCTGGTGAAGGCCGACAAGGATTTCGAGATGCTGGTCGTGCCAGGCTCCAACCACGGAACCATGCGCATCCCCCATGTGGAGCGGCGGGTGAAGGATTTCTTCGTCCGCCACTTGCTGGGTGCGAGCCCACGAGCAAACTAG
- a CDS encoding LacI family DNA-binding transcriptional regulator: MSTITDVAEEAGVSRATVSRVLSGSDAPIRPETREKVLAVVAKLGFRPNAVARSLSGKRTFTVGVLVSDIGNPFYADVIKGVEDAGLPEGYNLFLGNTNFDLDRGTTLIHSLIDRRVDGVIILFSRTSQDWLTTLAGHNIPVTVVDRDPSMPALESVSINVDFRPGIRAAVEHLVSLGHRRFAHVSGPLDLQTSLRRRDMFLEELAAHGIKPSQIQCEEGDFHIDGGREAARRIFDKNKTWPTAIFAANDLMALGVMGEARARDLRVPQDLSVIGLDDIWPAAHSTPPLTTVAMPRYKIGFQAMSRLMKHLKEAKPSRKTPQEIILATQLVTRESTAPPRR, from the coding sequence ATGTCCACGATCACGGATGTGGCCGAAGAGGCCGGCGTATCCAGGGCTACGGTAAGCCGGGTCCTTTCCGGAAGCGATGCACCGATCCGGCCCGAGACGCGCGAGAAGGTGCTGGCCGTGGTGGCGAAACTGGGCTTCCGGCCCAATGCCGTGGCCCGCAGCTTGTCCGGCAAGCGCACCTTCACGGTGGGTGTGCTGGTGTCTGACATCGGAAACCCTTTCTATGCCGATGTGATCAAGGGCGTCGAGGATGCAGGCCTTCCCGAGGGTTACAACCTCTTCCTGGGAAACACCAACTTCGATCTTGATCGCGGCACCACCCTGATCCACTCGCTCATTGACCGCCGAGTGGATGGCGTGATCATCCTGTTCAGCCGCACCTCCCAGGACTGGCTCACCACCCTCGCCGGCCACAACATCCCCGTCACGGTGGTGGACCGCGATCCTTCCATGCCCGCCCTGGAATCCGTCTCCATCAACGTGGATTTCCGCCCCGGCATCCGGGCGGCCGTGGAACACCTGGTAAGCCTGGGGCACCGGCGCTTCGCCCATGTCAGCGGCCCCCTGGATCTTCAAACCAGCCTGCGCCGCCGGGACATGTTCCTGGAAGAGCTGGCGGCCCATGGCATCAAGCCGAGCCAAATCCAGTGCGAAGAGGGTGACTTCCACATCGACGGTGGACGGGAAGCGGCCCGGCGGATCTTCGACAAGAACAAGACCTGGCCAACCGCCATTTTCGCCGCCAACGATCTCATGGCCCTTGGTGTCATGGGCGAGGCCCGTGCGCGCGACCTGCGTGTGCCCCAGGATCTGTCCGTCATTGGCCTGGATGACATCTGGCCTGCAGCGCACTCGACTCCCCCTCTCACCACCGTGGCCATGCCTCGCTACAAGATCGGCTTTCAGGCCATGAGTCGGCTCATGAAGCACCTGAAGGAGGCCAAACCCAGTCGCAAGACCCCCCAGGAGATCATCCTCGCCACCCAACTAGTGACCCGGGAATCCACCGCCCCTCCCCGCCGCTGA
- a CDS encoding DUF5695 domain-containing protein yields the protein MLRDLPFVRAIARAALTLLLAVGSVAAMAGSAMDVKTEGGFLISLKGPKTHRGMEYITPGKRLGDVHLRYRAAGEDWCEATNAGPGLFVNSRFEARGGALIWTITLRNPTSKTLEVGDLSLPLPIQTDFSRHGSDKTSVLKHSFISGSGSFLFWMRPDSAKPFLTMTALGDTSLEYWEAEGGYRVYLHAKHALEALKGEGTWRQPGTSLFLTPSGSAGDSHTYGFKFQWADGYEGVRNILVNEGHVDTQVVPGMTLPSDLTATVALRSKVPIQALEAEFPADTVIQELDERKDGTRLFQVRFARLGENRLLVRYGNGRHIYLEFFSTEPVETLIKKRGSFIARHQHQDPTKWYRGLLAEWNMENHTLLGPDNYDQIKGWRIYEVTCDDPGLSKPAFLATKLAEYPVQSEVDALDEYLQHFVWGGLQQTDAEPFPYGVYGIPDWKQNRESPDPGPKGRQHLWRVYDYPHIVATYLGMYRVARHHPEIHTALSAEVYLRRAYGTALAMFTVPMAIAQWSPYETGYYNEIVIPHLMDCLKGEGLKAESQALAQHWDKKAQFFVNDQPDLFGSEYPFDSTGFESTHALATYALKAPTIRRARAKAFLERQLKANLFCRGWIEPAYYLLGSDYRGSGGDAFTLSYMSPMGGGAILDYGLNHAEKPAPFLRLGYASILSAWALMNTGTPESGFGYWFPGQDNDGGVGGGFEPAAKGRTWLEQPHHRGPWFYSSESDLGFCGALRNASTILTDDPLFGRICYGGTWKPMAGFLEVAPKDGVRRRFHALLGNRKLHLHLTRDRFAGSNPIQVKEDLSSIRFHLESDTPGSHNIELGFAGEPGQYRIENPDGTTALLKLGAGNETPVTLPVGPGLSGPYIITRLPSNQGRTKKSRS from the coding sequence ATGTTGAGAGATCTTCCCTTCGTCCGCGCCATCGCGCGCGCGGCCCTGACGCTGCTGTTGGCCGTCGGCAGCGTGGCCGCCATGGCCGGATCAGCCATGGATGTGAAAACCGAGGGCGGCTTCCTCATCAGCCTCAAGGGCCCGAAGACCCACCGAGGAATGGAATACATCACCCCAGGGAAGCGGCTTGGAGACGTGCACCTGCGCTACCGGGCCGCTGGGGAGGACTGGTGTGAAGCCACGAATGCTGGTCCCGGGTTGTTCGTCAACAGTCGATTTGAAGCCAGGGGTGGCGCACTCATCTGGACGATCACGCTCAGGAACCCCACGAGCAAAACCCTGGAGGTGGGGGACCTGTCCCTGCCCCTGCCCATCCAGACGGATTTCAGCCGTCACGGCTCTGACAAGACCTCCGTGCTCAAACACAGCTTCATCTCAGGGTCAGGTTCCTTCCTGTTCTGGATGCGGCCGGACAGCGCCAAACCCTTCCTGACCATGACCGCCCTGGGCGACACCAGCCTGGAGTATTGGGAGGCAGAGGGAGGCTACCGCGTGTACCTGCATGCCAAGCACGCCCTTGAAGCCCTCAAGGGCGAGGGGACTTGGCGCCAACCGGGTACGAGTTTATTCCTCACCCCCTCAGGCTCCGCGGGTGACTCCCACACCTACGGATTCAAGTTCCAGTGGGCGGATGGCTACGAGGGGGTCCGGAACATCCTCGTGAACGAAGGTCATGTCGACACCCAGGTCGTACCAGGCATGACCTTGCCCAGCGATCTGACGGCCACCGTGGCCCTGCGTTCCAAGGTCCCCATCCAGGCATTGGAGGCCGAATTCCCCGCGGATACGGTCATCCAGGAACTGGATGAGCGCAAGGACGGCACCCGCCTCTTCCAGGTCCGCTTCGCCCGACTGGGTGAGAACCGCCTGCTCGTGCGGTACGGGAACGGGCGGCACATCTATCTGGAATTTTTCAGCACCGAACCCGTGGAAACCCTGATCAAGAAACGGGGCAGCTTCATCGCTCGCCACCAGCACCAGGACCCCACCAAGTGGTACCGCGGTCTCCTGGCCGAATGGAACATGGAGAACCACACGCTGTTGGGCCCCGACAACTACGATCAGATCAAGGGCTGGCGAATCTACGAGGTCACCTGCGATGATCCCGGGCTCAGCAAACCCGCGTTTCTGGCCACCAAGTTGGCGGAATACCCTGTGCAATCCGAAGTCGATGCGCTGGACGAGTACCTTCAGCACTTCGTCTGGGGCGGCCTCCAGCAGACCGATGCGGAACCCTTCCCCTACGGCGTTTACGGCATCCCGGACTGGAAGCAGAACCGCGAAAGCCCCGATCCCGGCCCTAAGGGTCGGCAGCACCTGTGGCGGGTCTATGATTATCCGCACATCGTGGCCACCTATCTGGGCATGTACCGCGTGGCACGGCACCATCCGGAGATCCATACCGCCCTGAGCGCCGAGGTCTACCTTCGGCGCGCCTACGGAACCGCCCTGGCGATGTTCACGGTTCCCATGGCCATCGCCCAGTGGTCCCCCTATGAGACCGGGTACTACAATGAGATCGTCATCCCCCACCTGATGGATTGCCTGAAGGGGGAAGGGTTGAAGGCGGAGAGCCAGGCCCTCGCTCAGCATTGGGACAAGAAGGCCCAGTTCTTCGTCAACGACCAGCCCGACTTGTTCGGGTCGGAGTATCCCTTTGATTCCACCGGATTCGAATCCACCCACGCCTTGGCCACCTACGCCCTCAAGGCCCCGACCATCCGTCGCGCCCGCGCCAAGGCCTTTCTGGAACGCCAACTGAAGGCCAACCTCTTCTGCCGTGGGTGGATCGAGCCCGCCTACTACCTGTTGGGAAGCGACTATCGAGGCAGCGGCGGAGACGCGTTCACACTCTCCTACATGTCGCCCATGGGCGGAGGCGCCATCCTCGACTACGGCCTGAACCATGCCGAAAAGCCAGCGCCCTTCCTCCGCCTGGGCTATGCCTCCATCCTGAGCGCCTGGGCCCTCATGAACACCGGCACGCCAGAATCCGGTTTCGGTTACTGGTTCCCCGGACAGGACAATGATGGCGGCGTTGGCGGCGGCTTCGAGCCTGCAGCGAAGGGGCGGACCTGGCTTGAACAACCCCATCACCGGGGCCCTTGGTTCTACAGCTCTGAGTCGGACCTTGGATTCTGTGGAGCACTCCGGAACGCCTCGACCATTCTCACGGACGACCCCCTGTTCGGCCGCATCTGCTACGGCGGCACCTGGAAGCCGATGGCGGGCTTCCTGGAGGTGGCGCCGAAGGATGGCGTAAGAAGACGCTTCCACGCCCTCCTGGGCAACCGGAAGCTGCATCTTCACCTAACTCGCGACCGATTCGCGGGGTCCAACCCCATTCAAGTGAAGGAGGATCTTTCGTCGATCCGGTTCCACCTCGAATCCGACACCCCTGGCAGCCACAACATCGAGTTGGGATTCGCAGGGGAGCCGGGCCAGTACCGCATCGAGAACCCCGATGGAACCACGGCGCTACTTAAGCTCGGTGCAGGCAACGAGACTCCGGTCACCCTGCCCGTGGGCCCCGGCTTGAGTGGACCCTACATCATCACGCGGCTGCCCAGCAACCAAGGGCGCACCAAGAAGAGCAGAAGCTGA
- a CDS encoding peptide MFS transporter produces MSPDTHRHPAGLSTLFLTEVWERLGFYILMAVLTLHMDKEMGWSDGTKGMVYGLFLAGCYFFPLLGGWLGDRLLGQVTTVRLGAALMTLGYIALGLSSRNQVALFAIGLCLIALGTGILKVNVSVLVGNLYADRLHLRDAGFNIYYMGVNIGAAAAPIAATALGFRFGSYRASFWVGAVGMILAQVVFYRGRARLIETDNPAAMESDTARAMLPRESRQRVLVLLGLFVVAALFWTGFYQNGFAMTLFAERSTRAVPLMRPETYQFFQPAFILVLTPVLLGLFTLLRARHAEPSTPRKILLGMLVMGLAMLVMSWASYRGGNLDRPLMSPIWLIGAYGIITAAEILISPLGQSFVTKVAPPNLRGRMMGGWFAATATGGYASGLIGSFYGRMPHHQYYLFLVGLLVCSALLVLIQLSRLERYAV; encoded by the coding sequence ATGTCTCCAGACACCCACCGTCACCCGGCAGGCCTCAGCACCCTGTTTCTCACGGAGGTCTGGGAGCGCCTCGGCTTCTACATCCTCATGGCGGTGCTCACCCTGCACATGGATAAGGAAATGGGTTGGAGCGATGGGACCAAGGGCATGGTCTACGGCCTCTTCCTGGCCGGTTGCTATTTCTTCCCCTTGCTGGGGGGGTGGCTGGGCGACAGGCTCCTCGGCCAGGTCACCACCGTGCGCCTTGGTGCCGCGCTCATGACCCTGGGCTACATCGCCCTCGGTCTGTCTTCCCGCAACCAGGTGGCGCTATTTGCCATAGGGCTATGCCTGATCGCTCTGGGCACCGGCATCCTCAAGGTGAATGTCTCCGTGCTGGTCGGTAACCTGTACGCTGACCGGCTGCACCTGCGCGATGCGGGTTTCAATATCTACTACATGGGCGTGAACATTGGCGCGGCAGCTGCGCCCATTGCGGCCACAGCCCTGGGGTTCCGGTTCGGCAGCTATCGGGCGTCCTTCTGGGTCGGAGCCGTGGGCATGATCCTGGCTCAGGTGGTCTTCTACCGCGGCCGGGCGCGGCTCATTGAAACCGACAACCCCGCCGCGATGGAGTCAGACACGGCGCGCGCCATGCTTCCCCGTGAGTCGAGGCAGCGGGTGCTCGTCCTGCTCGGTCTGTTCGTGGTGGCGGCCCTCTTCTGGACCGGCTTCTACCAGAACGGTTTCGCCATGACCCTCTTCGCCGAACGCTCCACCCGAGCCGTGCCCCTCATGCGTCCGGAAACCTACCAGTTCTTCCAGCCGGCCTTCATCCTGGTCCTCACGCCGGTGCTCCTGGGCCTCTTCACGCTCCTCCGGGCCCGCCACGCCGAACCATCCACCCCTCGGAAGATTCTGCTGGGCATGCTGGTGATGGGCCTGGCCATGCTGGTCATGAGCTGGGCCAGTTATCGCGGGGGCAACCTCGACCGGCCCCTCATGTCCCCGATCTGGCTCATTGGCGCTTACGGCATCATCACCGCGGCCGAAATCCTGATCTCTCCACTCGGCCAGTCTTTCGTCACCAAGGTGGCGCCACCGAACCTTCGCGGCCGGATGATGGGCGGCTGGTTCGCGGCAACCGCCACAGGCGGCTATGCGTCTGGGCTCATCGGCAGCTTTTACGGACGCATGCCCCATCACCAGTATTACCTGTTCCTGGTCGGCCTGCTGGTCTGTTCGGCCCTGCTCGTCCTCATCCAGCTATCACGCCTGGAACGCTACGCCGTCTAA